From Hippoglossus stenolepis isolate QCI-W04-F060 chromosome 6, HSTE1.2, whole genome shotgun sequence, a single genomic window includes:
- the LOC118111052 gene encoding solute carrier family 2, facilitated glucose transporter member 1 isoform X1 has translation MECHDKVTPHLMMAVGTAVIGSLQFGYNTGVINAPQNIIESFYNETWSSRFSEPISQNTLTALWSLSVAIFSVGGMFGSFSVGVFVNRFGRKNSMLMANVLTFIAAVFMGFSKLAASYEMLIIGRFIVGLYSGLSTGFVPMYVEEISPTSLRGALGTLHQLGVVIGILMAQIFGIESIMGNASLWPLLLGFTLLPAVVQCVLLPLCPESPRYLLIDCNEESKARSILIKLRGTDDVGDDMEEMREESQQMKREKRVTILELFRSPNYRQPIFVAIMLHLSQQLSGINAVFYYSTGIFERAGVSQPVYATIGAGVVNTAFTLVSLFIVERVGRRPLQLVGLMGMAISAIFLTVAMALLDQFRWMSYVSIAAIFSFVAFFEIGPGPIPWFIVAELFNQGPRPAAIAVAGFSNWTSNFLVGMSFQYIEQLCGPYVFIIFTVFLLGFFVFTYYKVPETKGRSFDEIAAGFRQSAGQGADKYSAPEEFNTLRGDDPDL, from the exons ATGGAGTGTCACGACAAG GTGACACCTCATCTGATGATGGCTGTAGGgacagctgtgattggctctctCCAGTTTGGCTACAACACAGGTGTCATCAATGCTCCTCAGAAT ATTATTGAAAGCTTCTACAATGAGACGTGGAGCAGCCGGTTTTCAGAGCCCATCTCCCAGAACACTTTAACAGCTCTTTGGTCGCTCTCTGTGGCCATCTTCTCTGTGGGGGGAATGTTCGGCTCCTTCTCTGTTGGCGTCTTCGTAAATCGCTTTGGCAG gaAGAACTCCATGCTTATGGCCAATGTACTCACCTTTATTGCGGCTGTGTTTATGGGATTCTCCAAGCTGGCTGCATCCTACGAGATGCTCATCATTGGCCGTTTCATAGTGGGTCTCTACTCTGGTCTTTCCACTGGCTTTGTGCCCATGTATGTAGAAGAAATCTCTCCCACATCTCTCCGCGGAGCATTAGGCACTCTGCATCAGCTCGGTGTAGTGATCGGCATTCTCATGGCACAG aTCTTTGGAATTGAATCTATCATGGGGAATGCCTCCCTGTGGCCCTTGCTGTTGGGTTTTACTCTGCTGccagcagtggtgcagtgtgtcctgCTGCCCCTCTGTCCTGAGAGCCCCCGATACCTCCTCATTGACTGCAATGAGGAGAGCAAAGCCCGCAGCA TCTTGATCAAGCTGCGGGGCACTGACGACGTGGGTGACgacatggaggagatgagggaaGAGAGCCAGCagatgaagagggagaagagggtgACCATCCTAGAGCTGTTCCGCTCCCCCAATTACCGCCAACCCATCTTTGTTGCTATCATGCTGCATTTGTCGCAGCAGCTATCTGGAATCAATGCT GTGTTTTATTACTCAACTGGGATCTTTGAACGAGCAGGTGTTTCCCAGCCTGTCTACGCAACCATTGGTGCAGGCGTGGTCAACACTGCCTTCACTTTGGTTTCC TTGTTTATAGTTGAGCGAGTTGGTAGGAGACCGCTTCAGCTTGTTGGATTGATGGGAATGGCAATTTCAGCTATTTTCTTAACTGTTGCCATGGCATTGTTG GACCAGTTCAGATGGATGTCCTATGTCAGCATAGCTGCCATATTCAGCTTTGTGGCATTTTTTGAAATTGGCCCTGGCCCCATCCCCTGGTTCATTGTTGCCGAGCTCTTCAACCAGGGGCCCCGGCCTGCTGCCATTGCGGTTGCTGGTTTCTCAAATTGGACTTCCAACTTCTTAGTGGGAATGAGCTTCCAGTATATTGAG CAACTCTGTGGTCCATatgtcttcatcatcttcactgtaTTTTTGCTCGGCTTCTTCGTCTTCACCTACTATAAGGTGCCAGAGACCAAGGGCCGCAGCTTTGATGAGATTGCTGCAGGATTTCGACAGTCAGCTGGTCAGGGTGCTGACAAATACTCGGCCCCTGAAGAGTTCAACACCCTCAGGGGGGATGACCCTGACCTTTGA
- the LOC118111052 gene encoding solute carrier family 2, facilitated glucose transporter member 1 isoform X2, which yields MLMANVLTFIAAVFMGFSKLAASYEMLIIGRFIVGLYSGLSTGFVPMYVEEISPTSLRGALGTLHQLGVVIGILMAQIFGIESIMGNASLWPLLLGFTLLPAVVQCVLLPLCPESPRYLLIDCNEESKARSILIKLRGTDDVGDDMEEMREESQQMKREKRVTILELFRSPNYRQPIFVAIMLHLSQQLSGINAVFYYSTGIFERAGVSQPVYATIGAGVVNTAFTLVSLFIVERVGRRPLQLVGLMGMAISAIFLTVAMALLDQFRWMSYVSIAAIFSFVAFFEIGPGPIPWFIVAELFNQGPRPAAIAVAGFSNWTSNFLVGMSFQYIEQLCGPYVFIIFTVFLLGFFVFTYYKVPETKGRSFDEIAAGFRQSAGQGADKYSAPEEFNTLRGDDPDL from the exons ATGCTTATGGCCAATGTACTCACCTTTATTGCGGCTGTGTTTATGGGATTCTCCAAGCTGGCTGCATCCTACGAGATGCTCATCATTGGCCGTTTCATAGTGGGTCTCTACTCTGGTCTTTCCACTGGCTTTGTGCCCATGTATGTAGAAGAAATCTCTCCCACATCTCTCCGCGGAGCATTAGGCACTCTGCATCAGCTCGGTGTAGTGATCGGCATTCTCATGGCACAG aTCTTTGGAATTGAATCTATCATGGGGAATGCCTCCCTGTGGCCCTTGCTGTTGGGTTTTACTCTGCTGccagcagtggtgcagtgtgtcctgCTGCCCCTCTGTCCTGAGAGCCCCCGATACCTCCTCATTGACTGCAATGAGGAGAGCAAAGCCCGCAGCA TCTTGATCAAGCTGCGGGGCACTGACGACGTGGGTGACgacatggaggagatgagggaaGAGAGCCAGCagatgaagagggagaagagggtgACCATCCTAGAGCTGTTCCGCTCCCCCAATTACCGCCAACCCATCTTTGTTGCTATCATGCTGCATTTGTCGCAGCAGCTATCTGGAATCAATGCT GTGTTTTATTACTCAACTGGGATCTTTGAACGAGCAGGTGTTTCCCAGCCTGTCTACGCAACCATTGGTGCAGGCGTGGTCAACACTGCCTTCACTTTGGTTTCC TTGTTTATAGTTGAGCGAGTTGGTAGGAGACCGCTTCAGCTTGTTGGATTGATGGGAATGGCAATTTCAGCTATTTTCTTAACTGTTGCCATGGCATTGTTG GACCAGTTCAGATGGATGTCCTATGTCAGCATAGCTGCCATATTCAGCTTTGTGGCATTTTTTGAAATTGGCCCTGGCCCCATCCCCTGGTTCATTGTTGCCGAGCTCTTCAACCAGGGGCCCCGGCCTGCTGCCATTGCGGTTGCTGGTTTCTCAAATTGGACTTCCAACTTCTTAGTGGGAATGAGCTTCCAGTATATTGAG CAACTCTGTGGTCCATatgtcttcatcatcttcactgtaTTTTTGCTCGGCTTCTTCGTCTTCACCTACTATAAGGTGCCAGAGACCAAGGGCCGCAGCTTTGATGAGATTGCTGCAGGATTTCGACAGTCAGCTGGTCAGGGTGCTGACAAATACTCGGCCCCTGAAGAGTTCAACACCCTCAGGGGGGATGACCCTGACCTTTGA